A portion of the Punica granatum isolate Tunisia-2019 chromosome 7, ASM765513v2, whole genome shotgun sequence genome contains these proteins:
- the LOC116215662 gene encoding SWR1-complex protein 4 isoform X2, producing the protein MDAKDILGLPKTQFPIPQEKKSRPPKEPQRKPDGISREVYALTGGIAPLMPSIEVSQLKKRPPSDEKITWQWLPFTNSARKDDLQLFHWVRVVNGVPPTGDYAFAKYNKKVNIVKYTDEEYEKYLSDPAWTKEETDQLFELCEQFDLRFVVIADRFPSSRTVEELKDRYYSVSRAILLARAPSPADVAGHPVVKEPYNMSQEIERKRALSMVLSHTKQQDRKDAEVLAEAKRITESRLAAKGAEEPDLPPTAGAGAENSEKAMATGDIASPSNPSAVPGTSVVMADNASILASLRMLRVYLRSYALDQMVQAASSSAGLRTIKRVEQLMQELGVNLKPKVPTKAVCAEHLELRRDILALLNLQKQLQNKEAEGSFHDSPYSEAPGTPKRSNRDQDRPFMPEALNFGADRLGKNNQKRKVPGRTSEGAPSPAHKRPRKLKASDL; encoded by the exons ATGGATGCGAAGGACATCCTAGGATTGCCCAAAACGCAATTTCCCATCCCCCAGGAGAAGAAGTCCCGCCCCCCTAAGGAACCTCAGAGGAAACCCGATGGCATTTCGCGTGAG GTATATGCACTTACGGGCGGTATCGCGCCGCTTATGCCGTCGATTGAGGTCTCTCAATTGAAAAAGCGGCCGCCTTCAGATGAGAAG ATAACCTGGCAGTGGCTTCCCTTCACAAATTCTGCAAGAAAAGATGACTTGCAGCTCTTCCATTGG GTCAGAGTAGTGAATGGTGTCCCACCAACAGGAGATTATGCCTTCGCCAAATATAACAAG AAGGTCAATATTGTCAAGTACACAGACGAGGAGTATGAGAAATACTTGAGTGATCCT GCATGGACGAAGGAAGAGACAGATCAATTGTTTGAGCTATGTGAGCAATTTGACCTCCGATTTGTCGTGATAGCAGACCGGTTCCCATCATCCCGAACTGTGGAGGAACTGAAGGATCGATATTATAGTG TTTCTCGAGCTATATTACTTGCCAGAGCTCCTTCTCCTGCTGATGTTGCAGGGCATCCTGTTGTAAAG GAACCTTACAATATGTCACAGGAGATAGAGCGCAAGCGTGCTTTGTCAATGGTCCTCTCTCACACAAAACAACAGGACCGAAAAGATGCTGAG GTTCTGGCTGAAGCAAAAAGGATAACTGAGTCACGTTTGGCTGCAAAG GGTGCTGAAGAGCCTGATTTGCCGCCTACAGCCGGTGCTGGTGCAGAAAACAGTGAGAAAGCCATGGCAACGGGTGACATTGCGTCCCCTTCCAATCCTTCTGCTGTTCCTGGAACTTCAGTTGTAATGGCAGACAATGCATCTATACTTGCTTCTCTTCGCATG CTTCGTGTATATCTGCGATCATATGCCCTTGATCAAATGGTGCAAGCTGCGAGCTCATCTGCAGGACTTCGGACTATTAAGCGGGTGGAACAGTTAATGCAAGAGCTGGGG GTCAATCTAAAACCAAAAGTCCCAACCAAAGCTGTGTGTGCTGAGCATCTTGAATTAAGAAGAGATATTTTGGCTCTTTTGAATCTTCAAAAGCAG TTGCAAAATAAAGAAGCAGAAGGTTCTTTTCATGATAGTCCGTACTCTGAAGCACCGGGCACTCCAAAG CGGTCAAATCgtgaccaggatagacctttTATGCCCGAGGCCTTAAATTTCGGAG CGGATAGACTCGGCAAAAACAATCAGAAGCGCAAG GTGCCAGGGAGGACATCAGAGGGTGCACCGTCGCCTGCTCATAAGAGGCCTCGGAAGTTAAAGGCTTCCGATCTGTAG
- the LOC116212787 gene encoding probable LRR receptor-like serine/threonine-protein kinase At3g47570 yields the protein MSIYSFSFVNMISKIPNCSPRRHVHVFILYQIAVAATATAAFIFTNETDYQALLAFKGQIASDPSDALRSWNDSVHFCAWIGVLCGKKHQRVTELRLQSLQLAGPLSPHIWNLSFLRVLNLDDNNLNGILPQEIGRLSRLQAIRLSNNSFEGELPRNLTNCANLRGLYLTGNNLVGQIPDELGSLMKLTDLVLFLNRFTGEIPPVLGNLSAFIRLSLGRNHITGSIPAQLGHLSNLEYLQLGGNNLSSHIPTSLYNISSIRTFAVAQNNLGGSLPSDLFLALPKLEGLHFGVNEFSGLVPSTIRNASQAVQLDFSTNTLVGPIPEDLRGLKNLEFLNFEINNLGTVEGGDLNFLTSLINCTKLQAFSASYNRLQGILPDSVANLSSTLTKLLLAGNFISGIIPSGIDNLVNLQHLALPGNMLTGRISSSFGKFSKLQILNLCENNLSGVIPSSLGNLTSLFLLYIAHNMLEGTMPASLGNCTQLNELYLGENLLVGKLPPELFGLSSLSNGLSLAGNYLTGPIPSEVGKLVNLETLNVSENNLSGEIPPTLGDCLVLEYLYLEGNQFKGTIPPSMSKLRGLKVLDLSRNNFSGQIPGFLAELPFIESLNLSFNKFGGEVPNNGIFRNLSAVSVVGNNNLCGGPPSLQLPKCKGGAPKRDRNRRTVLAITITISIFSLLVGIIAMILFRLKRSKSETAFTSSTEDHHPRLSYIDLSQATDGFSPTNMIGEGSFGVVYKGVLRSNGQIVAVKVLKLEEQGASKSFMAECEALRSIRHRNLVKTITSCSTVDFHGQDFKALVFEFMPNGSLEKWLHPIRNEIEGNDSDTRLSVIQRLNIAIDVAAAVDYLHNVIVHSDLKPSNVLLDSDFSAQVSDFGLSKFLTVKASGTHSSSIGISGTVGYVAPEYGVGGRVSTRGDIYSFGILLLELFTGKRPTASIFGGGFSLREFVESSPPDELNQVLDPLLCLGEVQGGLQQCLLSVLRVGLMCSAAQPNDRMDIGEAALELQKARDVLEICTEGSKAKGYMLDM from the exons ATGTCAATATATAGCTTCAGCTTCGTAAACATGATTTCGAAAATACCAAATTGCTCTCCGAGAAGACATGTTCACGTGTTCATCCTCTATCAAATAGCTGTTGCAGCTACTGCAACTGCCGCTTTCATTTTTACCAATGAAACAGATTACCAGGCATTGCTGGCCTTCAAAGGTCAGATAGCCTCCGACCCATCTGATGCCCTTCGCTCTTGGAATGATTCAGTCCACTTCTGTGCTTGGATAGGAGTTTTGTGCGGTAAGAAGCATCAGCGTGTGACTGAACTTCGACTCCAATCCCTTCAGCTGGCAGGTCCTCTGTCTCCTCATATCTGGAATCTTAGCTTCCTAAGAGTCCTTAACCTCGACGATAATAACTTGAACGGGATACTACCCCAAGAGATTGGTCGGTTATCGAGGTTACAGGCTATTCGTTTAAGCAACAATTCTTTTGAAGGAGAGCTGCCAAGAAATTTGACTAATTGTGCAAACCTCAGGGGCCTATACTTGACTGGCAACAATCTTGTGGGACAAATCCCGGATGAGCTCGGTTCTCTGATGAAGCTCACAGACTTAGTGCTCTTCTTGAATCGTTTCACTGGTGAAATACCCCCTGTGCTGGGGAATCTCTCTGCTTTCATCCGACTTTCTCTAGGCCGCAATCACATTACTGGGAGCATTCCAGCACAACTCGGACATCTCTCCAACTTAGAGTATCTCCAGTTAGGAGGTAACAATCTTTCTAGTCACATTCCCACCTCTCTCTACAATATCTCATCCATCCGAACTTTCGCGGTTGCGCAGAACAATCTTGGGGGGTCCCTTCCTTCTGATCTATTCCTAGCTTTACCAAAACTGGAAGGGTTGCATTTCGGTGTTAATGAGTTTTCAGGATTGGTTCCCAGCACAATACGCAATGCTTCTCAAGCTGTACAATTGGATTTCAGTACGAACACCCTTGTAGGACCGATCCCCGAGGACTTGAGAGGCCTTAAGAATTtggaatttcttaattttgaaataaacaATCTAGGGACTGTAGAAGGGGGTGATTTGAACTTCCTTACCTCCTTAATAAACTGCACCAAACTACAAGCGTTTTCTGCCTCCTACAACAGGCTCCAGGGCATCTTGCCGGATTCTGTTGCAAATTTGTCGTCCACCTTGACCAAGCTTCTGCTGGCCGGAAACTTCATATCAGGAATCATACCTTCAGGGATAGATAACCTTGTGAACTTGCAGCATCTCGCGCTCCCGGGAAACATGCTTACGGGGAGAATATCGAGCTCCTTCGGAAAATTCTCCAAGCTGCAGATACTCAACCTTTGTGAGAATAATCTCTCAGGAGTGATTCCATCTTCCCTTGGCAACCTGACCTCGCTCTTTCTCCTCTACATTGCACACAATATGCTGGAGGGAACTATGCCGGCTTCTCTAGGGAATTGCACACAACTGAATGAGCTATACCTTGGTGAGAATCTCCTAGTCGGCAAACTGCCCCCGGAGCTCTTTGGCTTGTCTTCGCTCTCAAATGGTCTATCACTAGCAGGAAATTATTTAACTGGTCCTATTCCATCTGAGGTTGGTAAACTAGTGAATCTCGAGACATTAAATGTATCGGAGAACAACTTGTCTGGAGAAATTCCACCCACTTTAGGTGATTGTCTGGTCCTGGAATACCTCTATTTGGAAGGTAACCAATTCAAAGGAACCATTCCGCCTTCTATGTCAAAACTACGAGGTTTGAAGGTACTAGATCTTTCACGAAACAACTTTTCGGGGCAAATCCCTGGATTTCTAGCCGAGCTCCCTTTCATCGAAAGTCTTAACCTTTCCTTCAATAAGTTCGGGGGAGAAGTGCCAAACAATGGAATATTTCGTAACCTCAGTGCGGTTTCAGTTGTTGGAAATAATAATCTCTGTGGTGGACCTCCCTCCTTGCAATTGCCCAAATGTAAAGGGGGTGCACCAAAGAGAGATCGTAATCGGAGGACAGTTTTGGCGATCACTATCACAATCTCAATTTTCTCCCTGTTAGTAGGAATCATTGCCATGATTCTTTTTCGTCTGAAAAGGTCCAAAAGCGAAACTGCCTTCACTTCTTCAACCGAGGATCATCACCCTAGGCTATCTTATATTGACCTTTCTCAAGCAACAGATGGGTTCTCTCCTACAAATATGATCGGTGAAGGAAGCTTTGGTGTAGTCTACAAAGGCGTTCTGAGAAGCAACGGACAAATTGTGGCCGTGAAGGTACTCAAACTTGAAGAACAAGGAGCGAGCAAGAGTTTCATGGCTGAATGCGAGGCCTTAAGAAGCATTCGGCATCGGAACCTTGTCAAAACTATCACTTCTTGCTCGACGGTTGATTTCCATGGACAGGATTTCAAGGCTCTGGTTTTTGAGTTCATGCCCAACGGAAGCCTCGAGAAATGGCTACACCCAATCCGAAATGAGATCGAAGGAAATGACAGTGACACAAGATTGAGTGTAATTCAGAGGTTGAACATAGCCATTGATGTTGCTGCAGCAGTGGACTATCTCCACAATGTCATAGTTCACTCTGACTTAAAGCCGAGCAATGTTCTTCTCGACAGTGATTTTTCGGCGCAAGTAAGTGATTTTGGCCTTTCAAAGTTTCTCACTGTCAAAGCATCGGGAACACATAGTAGTTCGATCGGGATCAGTGGAACGGTTGGCTATGTTGCACCAG AATATGGTGTTGGTGGGAGAGTATCGACACGGGGGGACATCTACAGCTTTGGGATTCTCTTGCTCGAACTGTTCACTGGGAAGAGACCCACAGCGTCCATTTTCGGAGGTGGGTTTAGCTTGCGTGAATTTGTAGAGAGCTCACCTCCTGATGAGCTGAATCAGGTGCTAGACCCATTGCTTTGCTTGGGAGAAGTACAAGGCGGTCTCCAGCAGTGCTTGCTCTCAGTCCTCAGAGTCGGGCTCATGTGCTCAGCTGCTCAACCAAATGATAGGATGGACATTGGAGAAGCAGCTTTAGAATTGCAAAAGGCTCGGGATGTTCTTGAAATTTGCACGGAAGGGAGCAAAGCGAAAGGCTATATGCTTGATATGTAA
- the LOC116215662 gene encoding SWR1-complex protein 4 isoform X1, translating into MDAKDILGLPKTQFPIPQEKKSRPPKEPQRKPDGISREVYALTGGIAPLMPSIEVSQLKKRPPSDEKITWQWLPFTNSARKDDLQLFHWVRVVNGVPPTGDYAFAKYNKKVNIVKYTDEEYEKYLSDPAWTKEETDQLFELCEQFDLRFVVIADRFPSSRTVEELKDRYYSVSRAILLARAPSPADVAGHPVVKEPYNMSQEIERKRALSMVLSHTKQQDRKDAEVLAEAKRITESRLAAKGAEEPDLPPTAGAGAENSEKAMATGDIASPSNPSAVPGTSVVMADNASILASLRMLRVYLRSYALDQMVQAASSSAGLRTIKRVEQLMQELGVNLKPKVPTKAVCAEHLELRRDILALLNLQKQLQNKEAEGSFHDSPYSEAPGTPKRSNRDQDRPFMPEALNFGADRLGKNNQKRKGLQVPGRTSEGAPSPAHKRPRKLKASDL; encoded by the exons ATGGATGCGAAGGACATCCTAGGATTGCCCAAAACGCAATTTCCCATCCCCCAGGAGAAGAAGTCCCGCCCCCCTAAGGAACCTCAGAGGAAACCCGATGGCATTTCGCGTGAG GTATATGCACTTACGGGCGGTATCGCGCCGCTTATGCCGTCGATTGAGGTCTCTCAATTGAAAAAGCGGCCGCCTTCAGATGAGAAG ATAACCTGGCAGTGGCTTCCCTTCACAAATTCTGCAAGAAAAGATGACTTGCAGCTCTTCCATTGG GTCAGAGTAGTGAATGGTGTCCCACCAACAGGAGATTATGCCTTCGCCAAATATAACAAG AAGGTCAATATTGTCAAGTACACAGACGAGGAGTATGAGAAATACTTGAGTGATCCT GCATGGACGAAGGAAGAGACAGATCAATTGTTTGAGCTATGTGAGCAATTTGACCTCCGATTTGTCGTGATAGCAGACCGGTTCCCATCATCCCGAACTGTGGAGGAACTGAAGGATCGATATTATAGTG TTTCTCGAGCTATATTACTTGCCAGAGCTCCTTCTCCTGCTGATGTTGCAGGGCATCCTGTTGTAAAG GAACCTTACAATATGTCACAGGAGATAGAGCGCAAGCGTGCTTTGTCAATGGTCCTCTCTCACACAAAACAACAGGACCGAAAAGATGCTGAG GTTCTGGCTGAAGCAAAAAGGATAACTGAGTCACGTTTGGCTGCAAAG GGTGCTGAAGAGCCTGATTTGCCGCCTACAGCCGGTGCTGGTGCAGAAAACAGTGAGAAAGCCATGGCAACGGGTGACATTGCGTCCCCTTCCAATCCTTCTGCTGTTCCTGGAACTTCAGTTGTAATGGCAGACAATGCATCTATACTTGCTTCTCTTCGCATG CTTCGTGTATATCTGCGATCATATGCCCTTGATCAAATGGTGCAAGCTGCGAGCTCATCTGCAGGACTTCGGACTATTAAGCGGGTGGAACAGTTAATGCAAGAGCTGGGG GTCAATCTAAAACCAAAAGTCCCAACCAAAGCTGTGTGTGCTGAGCATCTTGAATTAAGAAGAGATATTTTGGCTCTTTTGAATCTTCAAAAGCAG TTGCAAAATAAAGAAGCAGAAGGTTCTTTTCATGATAGTCCGTACTCTGAAGCACCGGGCACTCCAAAG CGGTCAAATCgtgaccaggatagacctttTATGCCCGAGGCCTTAAATTTCGGAG CGGATAGACTCGGCAAAAACAATCAGAAGCGCAAG GGATTGCAGGTGCCAGGGAGGACATCAGAGGGTGCACCGTCGCCTGCTCATAAGAGGCCTCGGAAGTTAAAGGCTTCCGATCTGTAG